aACGACGGTGTGACCTCCAGTGTTAACTCTTTGAGCTGCGCAGTGGctcaagagagagaggggatgATTCATCGGGACCTTCTCTCAATGGCCTTTCCCATCCCCAAACGtctaaaaacacacacacacacacaaatggtGTTAGGGAGCAATTGGTTAGATCCAATTAAGGTGCGATCCTCCAAACACACACCACAAGTGGTTCACAGGTTATTGATCCTCCCGACTTTGCAACACCGCACACCCATCCCCATAATTGGTCAAGACACACAGAAAATCTAGAACTCGCCCCAGCcaataaacacaaaaacacattagcataaatacaaatatttatttcaGGTGTGTCTCTCATTTTTGGGTGTTGGCCGATCAAACATTCCGATGGCCCTATCATCGATTACGTAAATCATTTCCGTCCCTTCTCTATTAaatcatccttttttttttcgcattcGCTATCTGTGACGCAATCAAGACACCTGTTCTTTTGTTATCAAAACAAACGTGTGTGTggttcaaattgttttttttttttcttaaaagcCGTGATTTGTTTTTGCGGTTCTGCGGtttcaaatgtaaacaaaGTTTTGCGCGTTACACGGACAAAGCGCGTGTTCAATACAGCCCAGGTAATTACTAGCTCTTCCCTCCTGggaattatttaaatttaccgATTTCCTCCGTGTGCGGGTAAAAAGAGAATGAAGCGGTCAGAAACCTCCCAAGTGGATCTGATTAGGTGGTCAAACCATTTttggatggggggggggatagacCTAATAATGAATCCCGCATCTAAAGAGATTGTGTGTACCGGAGAGAGAACGGGGAAACATGTTGTACACGACAAACTGAATTATGAATGAATGACTCATACGCacggagagaaaaagagagggtatgagtaagaaaacgaataacCTTTTGGCCAATTTAGGAAGTCAGCACACAAAAGGTGCAGCCTCATTTCAATATCCTCTTCGACTTTTTGTTACCAACAACAACTCGACAAATGAATTGTGGCGGTCGcagtttttctcttctctacGCACGGccctccattttctttctctttttttttagtgaatGAAAAATTCACGCTACCGTATATGGTCTCCCGagtctacacacacacacaccgataACAATCTTTTATTGTTCAAAAAGGGGGAGATACGACACGTCATGAAAAAACACCCtccccttgaaaaaaaaaaaaaaaaggttttcccTGTCGATTGTTTTTGTTACCTGGCGGATTGGTGGTGATTTTGGGTGCGGTGGGCGGCTTCGTTCTTGCTGGCCAACGTTTTAAACAGGTTGAGCACCATCTTGGTAGGCCCCAgctcttttgtatttttgaaagaaaaaagaaaacaaaagaaagtcgtTCACTTGTCAAGTCACGCACACACCTGCGCGACTCACCAGCCCcagtctctctctttcccacAGGGGTCGCCCCCgaagccaacaacaacaacctcaCACAAAATTCCACAcgctgcacacacacacaccacactcgctcacacacacaacacttacgacgaatttttttaaaacttttctctgtgtgtgttggattttactttttaaagaaaacaaatcaacacACTACACACTGGAGGGTTTCGGTTGTGTTCGGACCAGTTTCGAACGAGTGgccatgttgtttttttttggggtccccccttttctttgcCCCACAGTTCACGTGGCCGATGCAATTCGTAGccaacttttatttctttttatgtgtgtgtgtgggggaagtttttttttttttcttttttagggaCGTGTTTAAACgtgaacgaaagaaaaaaaaagggggggatgATGGGAGAAATGGTGTGAGGAAACCGGATGGAACACGGTCCTCGTGCGACGAGAGCCCAAAGGCGACTGAACTGAAAAAGGGAAGGGATTTAAGTGTTTGGAGGGGGAACAACACTAGCGCCTCTAGTGATCAGACGAGAGaaatactaaagaaaaaaaaataaatccattcAAAAACACGACTCTcactcaacaacaacagaaaaaaaaagagtttcagACTTCCGGGCACgatgccaaaataaaaaattcaaagaaaaaaaaaaaaaaaaacttttcttcttcacggTGATTGATAAATCGTGTAAAcatcaatgaaagaaaaaaaattcttatttttaacgGGCGACTACTACTATATTagtcaatgaaaaaaagaaaatcattaaacGACGTCTCTCTGAAAATGGTGACTTTGGAAGcccatcatcatcgtcttATGGTCACACACAGCTGCGACTTGTGCCCAtccatcaaatcaaaatatgtTTCGCGTGCGTTCACCATGAATATACACACAACAACGAGAAATACCATCCAATCGGCAAGGCGAAAACGAacgcacacacgaaaaaaaaaagtagggaaCATGTCAACCTTGACTCGTCTCGGCAGAGATTTTCATTCGACTCACGTATAGAGAACGAGACCATCCATATATAGTGTTCGTCAAATATGTATATATCGCCCGTTGCATCGTGCTTTTTTgcacgacttttttttttataatcaaGAGAACCCCATAGTTGGCTTTCTCACGCCTCTCTGTTGCCCCGGCCACAATGGaccgatttttttctttgctctcttGTTTACTTTGTCGGCCTCTCGACCTGAAATTAAAGTCGCATTAGCTCGTCGCAGCAGCTGACCCAGTTGAAcagatgtttgtttttcttttttcttatttctttattttttgtagttgataaagaaaaattcttggGACGTACGTCGTCGCCCCGTGATTTATAAGACGTGCATAATCATCTCGATAGATTATGCATACCTTTAAGATGGGCGTGCATAATCTCATTTCATCACGCGTCGTCTGCAAGCCTTTCCCAAATAACCACCCACTCCACccatgctttttttttttttttttaaatctcgaGACGATGACAAGGGCCGAGTCTAATTGAGTCGTTGAAGACCAAGAGGGCAGCTAATAATATATTAGAAATGAAGATACTCACAAAAGCAGCTGCTTCCCCCGTTCCAGCTGATTGTTGATGAATAATTCCGTAAaggtttgttttcattattcaTCATCTCTCCTTCAATTCCAGGATGTGATTGCTCAGCTGACTGATTGTAAAACGTAGTATCAATGGCTGATAATGTTCCTTCGATGATGTGGAAATGAAACATGATATGCTCGAGGGGGTTGAGGTGTTCAATGATACAGCTGCCGGCAAACACAAGCATAAATCAatctagaaacaaaaagggcCACATTAATAATGCATGTTTCAATCAGTTTGGGTTGTGAATTTATGGACTTGTTATATTACAggggttgttgttgtaaatCAATCGTGACTGATGAGATTCCAAGAATGCATCACACACACCGGATCGAAATAAATGCCTTATCTCCCCCGTCCCTCCCAAATATCGATTGGCCTGCTTTCAACCAGAATGGATTGGTGTTACAAGGTAACCCATAACGGGTCGTATACATACATATCTACCCACTATCGTAGCTACACAACAggttattactattatatactCGGACATTGAAAACCTGATCCCGCGATTTGGGTTGCCATCGACGAGTAAGTCCATTAGACAAGACCTGTTTTCATATAATCAGTCAACACCTACATcgacataaaagaaaaaaaaacttgtaatATTCTCGAGAGAAACTCTTACCAGTTTTCCACATGGCTGTCGCACAAATTCCATGTAACTtttaaacaacttttttttctttttttagaacGTTCTTTGTTCCGTGACGACTAGATGGCGTTTGTAGTTACTCTTCAACATCATAGATGTCCGtattggaaaatgaaaacaaacgaatgGAATTGGCGTTCAGCAACTGATAACATGAGCGATAATagtttaaatataaaaaaacaagctcagatgattaagaaaaaaaacgaggaaaagCCAAAATCGCGAATGGTGGCGCTGGCGTCTACCGGTTTTCGCTCTTCCATCTTTCTCACTTCCCAACCGTCATGCAGCTGAAATCCTTCAAGAGACCCTTTTTTCTATAAATAAGACGACGAGCCATCCTGCGGATATGCTGCTTTGCCACGCACCCCTTTGCagatccttttcttttacaaacGCACACGCCAACAGGCGCCAGTATTATTGCGTCCGTAGCTGGAACAACTGGAACAACGCAGCAACAGCAGCTGCcagccttttaaaaaaaccagcactcacacacacacacactcaaccaaaacaacacaaaatatggCTTCCATCAGCCGTTGAAGAAAAGGACAACAAGTTGAGGAGTTTCTCCAGtgtacagaaaagaaaagtgcaAGAATTCCAACGCCCATTTCTCATTTGTGACATGGCACAAAGGTTCAGTCTCGGCAACGATGACATGCCACCAGTGGTTCCCGGTCGAAGTCGTTCACCGTCCTACGTCCGAAGTATATCCGCCTCTCAAGTGCCGACCATGTCCTCGTCacagaacaacaacaaaccgCCGCCCGTTCCAAGAAATTCGCTGATTCGCAGTAAAAGTGCTCAACTctatcaacaacaacaggtaTACGGGCCATTAACAAAAAGATTGGCATTTTGCAATTGATGTGTTTTGTTATACAAGGGTAATCAAGTCATGACGTCATCAGCTCCCTTCGTAAAGGTCAACCACCACGATCTGTCCGCGGGaggcaacaaaaacaacaacaacaacaataaagaTCATCGATTGAATGATGTCCACGTAACAACACCAGCAGATGGCGAACCGATTGTATTATCAAAGAGTTTTACCTTCGAATCACCCAATGGCGTCCGTCGCAAAATTCCTGTAACGCCCGTCCTCTCCACTGGACCTAAAAAATCCAATCAACATCACGACACTCTTCATTATCGGTATTTTCCTAATTACAATTCAATTACCCGAATTAGAAGTTGAACATTTGACATGAAACAAGGCACGGAACGTTGGTGTTTCCAACGGATGGTCTTGTCCAGCCAAAGGCTATTGACTCGTCCGGCATTTTCACTTCCGTATTGAACTCTCCAAGTCAAAGTCCATCGGAGGCTGTGATGAGTCCAGCTGCCAGCCCACCAATAATCCAGTTCAGCCATCCAGCTGCGATGTTCAATCAGTTTGTCGTGTCGCTCGTCGATCATAGCGTTTTGAAATTGTGCCAAGATGGCGACGCTGGCGCCTTGTCCCGATACCTAAGTCTCCATCACGACAAGATTTCAGCCAGAAATTTAAATGCTATCGATCAAACGGGAAAAGTATGTCATCTTAAATGAGTTTTTTGTTAAACGTTAACGTCTTATTCTTTTGCTGTTAATCAGTCAGGTTTGTTGCATGCGGCCATGACAGGCAATGTGGCCATCGCTCGTCTTTTAATTAAATTACCTGGTCTGGAAGTTAGTTTGGCTGATAATGAAGGTAACACTGCCCTTCACCTGGCCTCACAAGCAGGTAAACAATATCAAATGATGAAATGAATGGCTGAAATCTATAAACAATTGCATAACAGGTCATGCAGATGTCGTTAGTCTACTGACATTGTGTCCAAATTTAACCATCGACATACGCAACAATGCCGGCCTTACTGTAATTATATACCCCGTCTTTTTCAAACTTTGGAAGATAATTGAATTGCTTTTCGTTTGTTATGCAAAGGCTTTAATGAAAGCTGCTTTGCAAGGCCGAGTTCGATGCACTCGGCTGCTTTTATTGGCCGGCGCATCGCCCGTCCTGAGGGATTTCGGACGGGGACTTTGCTCGGTTGAATGGGCTCGGCTAACGGGCCGTTCCAAATGCGCCGAAATTATCGACAAATACATGGACAAGATGCAACTCAACCCGGGACTTGGATTGAAATCATTTCATCACGGTGGAGTGGTAGCCTCTTCTGAGCCCAGCCTCCAGCAATTCTCCAAACGATCGTCTCTTGTCCTCCTCCCATCAGCCAAGACCAAAGATTCTTGGGTAACTtggttaattaaaaaaaataggaaaattagaatttaatttttaaaacgaatgaaataggttaaaaatacattgaaGAAAGCCATTCGAATTGTTAGCGGTGGAGGATCGGATCAGAATGGAAACAGCAAAGGATCGACGTTTAGCATTGCGTCTCAATTGACGGGCAGTGGAGTCATGGGCGCCAGTGTTTTATTGCCCGGTGATCCGTCTCGAAGATCTTCCATGCCCGTCTTGCCTACCAATAACTCGGGTGGAGCTGCTGGTTTTGTTGCTGAATTGTTTGATCGACATCGCTCGCAAGGTCGTTCGCCATCGCCTCATCCGCCGACATCTTTCAACGTGCCCAGGATTCAAGTCTCTTACTGGAACAATACGGTAGGAGGCAATATCCCTCCACCACCGTCCAGCACACCGAAAATTATACCGGGCGAAATGAGACCGCAAACGAGTAGCCGCAACCGGCAACGTTCAAGGAGTTCAATTCGATcctgaaatgtttttaaaatggaaaggtcaatatattgaaaattaaaaaacaacagatgATTGCGAATAAAATCTGTTGATTATATGTCATGTGATGGATATCATGACCGAATACAAATGAAGGAGAActatatatttaaaaagaacatACGTTAATTAGTTTCAGTTTGTTGACTTGCTCCTTCTGTGATGTTATACTCAATGAAGATTAGCTATGTGCCAATAAACAAGGGTTCTTTTTCTATGACATCGCAGACAGTTTGTCCAATTGTTCATTTACCTATGGAGAAAGGAAGTTCTAACTCAAGAATAAAATCATTTGAGTACATTGCATGTGATAGATGCCATGACCGACTACAAATGAAGGAGAACTATATACTTTAAAAAACTTAGTTGAATGCTGGTTTAGCCAATGAAGATGAACTATGTGCCAATAAAAAGGgattaattttcaatgatATCGCAGACAGTTTGTCCAATTATTCATTCACCTATTGCAGAAAGAATTACTTCAAGACCACGAAGATGGTAGGACTGCAGTGGAATGTGATTCAAATAATTTTCCCACTTTAAAACTGTGATTTCCTGCGAATGGGAAAATTCCAGTACGATGTTTAGAGGTCCTATCAAAATGTCGgaataaaaagacaaagagaACACGTCTGACAATATCCTATACATTAAATGGGTAATGGCGCAAATGATACAGATGACAAGGGCAGTCATAATAGATTGAAAGAGGGCGGAGCTATAGAAGAATgtgagaaaaagggaaacatggaattgattttcttttttggttaattttcatatactgggaTTTCATACTGACCACAAGGGAAACGTCACAAACAAAACtaaattcttaatttttaaaactattgtCATATTAACTAAAActtaaacatattttttagTTGAAATGAGATTTCTATTTTAGGGATCGCTCGAAGAGTTAGAGACACATAttcaaaatctgaaaaatGCATAGTCGGGcaacaaaaaaggagaaacgaCTAGAACTTGTGTGAATTCTTGTTATACTTGAGTTTCTGCTGCACGCAATCAGAACTTGGAGGGGCGGATAAATATGGCTTTGAAAACGTTTGGGTGGAATAAATTataatcaaataaaacaattaaaaggACGGGGAATGGCAGGGTTAACAGTTATTTTGTATATAAAA
The nucleotide sequence above comes from Daphnia carinata strain CSIRO-1 chromosome 3, CSIRO_AGI_Dcar_HiC_V3, whole genome shotgun sequence. Encoded proteins:
- the LOC130692789 gene encoding uncharacterized protein LOC130692789, which encodes MLLCHAPLCRSFSFTNAHANRRQYYCVRSWNNWNNAATAAASLLKKPALTHTHTQPKQHKIWLPSAVEEKDNKLRSFSSVQKRKVQEFQRPFLICDMAQRFSLGNDDMPPVVPGRSRSPSYVRSISASQVPTMSSSQNNNKPPPVPRNSLIRSKSAQLYQQQQGNQVMTSSAPFVKVNHHDLSAGGNKNNNNNNKDHRLNDVHVTTPADGEPIVLSKSFTFESPNGVRRKIPVTPVLSTGPKKSNQHHDTLHYRHGTLVFPTDGLVQPKAIDSSGIFTSVLNSPSQSPSEAVMSPAASPPIIQFSHPAAMFNQFVVSLVDHSVLKLCQDGDAGALSRYLSLHHDKISARNLNAIDQTGKSGLLHAAMTGNVAIARLLIKLPGLEVSLADNEGNTALHLASQAGHADVVSLLTLCPNLTIDIRNNAGLTALMKAALQGRVRCTRLLLLAGASPVLRDFGRGLCSVEWARLTGRSKCAEIIDKYMDKMQLNPGLGLKSFHHGGVVASSEPSLQQFSKRSSLVLLPSAKTKDSWVKNTLKKAIRIVSGGGSDQNGNSKGSTFSIASQLTGSGVMGASVLLPGDPSRRSSMPVLPTNNSGGAAGFVAELFDRHRSQGRSPSPHPPTSFNVPRIQVSYWNNTVGGNIPPPPSSTPKIIPGEMRPQTSSRNRQRSRSSIRS